A section of the Dehalobacter sp. DCM genome encodes:
- a CDS encoding very short patch repair endonuclease, whose product MADVYTQVKRSAVMRSVKSKGNKSTELRLIEVFREQGIKGWRRGYSVTGHPDFVFLSKHVAVFVDGCFWHGHNCRNTQPKENQDFWTKKIGGNIERDLAITKKFESRGWKVIRIWECELKKKNRSALIEKLRVALGEKSGGS is encoded by the coding sequence ATGGCGGATGTGTACACACAGGTAAAACGCTCCGCCGTAATGCGGAGTGTAAAATCGAAGGGAAATAAATCTACAGAGTTGCGACTTATTGAGGTGTTCCGTGAACAAGGAATTAAAGGTTGGCGGCGTGGATATTCTGTTACCGGGCATCCAGACTTTGTTTTTTTATCGAAGCATGTAGCAGTATTTGTAGACGGATGTTTCTGGCATGGACACAATTGCCGTAACACGCAGCCAAAGGAAAACCAAGATTTCTGGACAAAGAAAATTGGCGGCAATATTGAACGAGATTTAGCTATAACAAAGAAATTTGAGAGTCGTGGTTGGAAGGTTATTCGTATTTGGGAATGTGAATTGAAAAAGAAAAACCGCTCCGCCCTAATTGAAAAACTGAGAGTCGCACTTGGTGAGAAAAGTGGTGGTAGTTAA
- a CDS encoding ATP-dependent nuclease, protein MKLKTVQINNFRLLEDCSVRLNDETTVLVGKNNSGKTSFSCIFEMFLNDKNFSFDDFAINCHSDFIAAYKEYISIKNDEKKVEDFFISIDSKIPAIKMLLDIEYDEKDNWSNIRPLLTTLEPTNILQILFRFCIKEPKAFFENLHNDMQKVKITKKNENKKIIECVSEIFIKYFKRIIKPFSADVQTEEIRISDVNKIIGNYFIAAQRNVEDGSSQTSSKLAPVFQREYKNCEQKKNIDGFADVEFANLNNEMDKANSNIDKKLTDFFKSFTNSFATFGYPNVEGADIVLKSNVTATNLFSGIRLFYKDKEHLLPEKYNGLGYSNLIYIISEILCFKSILEENPTDLNLIFIEEPEAHMHPQLQNTFILKLNQFLKENNLNAQIIISTHSPHIVSNADFESIRYFSRNNGNVTIKDLLEFKTNIETKIKDDESDDDEFDIDTIQFLKQYITLVKCDMFFADKIILIEGLCERLLMPLFVKKTDKEIFRLPKFKNLRALSEQYISVIEIGGAYMHKFKEFLEFLEIKTLIITDIDCCYTEEKLKEDGTIDYKEDGCTPKMTSPQKHEILLADLEKLVSTNQTLVQWVPQKKKIKDLAFVKFDFNNASTIAVAYQTNRLNSRTKIKCGRTFEEAFIIDNNKYILQHKKKLSSIKNNIKDYANDDEILNKSYSIYSYIDANDKKTDFAFDLMYVHPDKWDTPRYIKEGLFWLAK, encoded by the coding sequence ATGAAATTGAAAACTGTCCAAATAAATAATTTTAGGTTGTTAGAGGACTGCAGTGTCCGTTTAAACGATGAAACTACTGTCCTTGTTGGGAAAAACAATTCGGGGAAAACATCATTTTCATGTATTTTTGAGATGTTTCTTAATGATAAAAATTTTAGCTTTGACGATTTTGCAATTAATTGTCATTCTGATTTTATTGCCGCTTATAAAGAATATATTTCTATAAAAAATGATGAAAAAAAAGTTGAAGACTTTTTCATTTCTATAGATTCAAAAATACCTGCTATAAAAATGTTATTGGACATCGAGTATGACGAAAAAGATAATTGGAGCAATATTAGGCCGTTGCTAACAACATTAGAACCTACCAATATATTGCAAATATTATTTCGGTTTTGTATAAAGGAACCAAAAGCCTTCTTCGAAAATCTACATAACGATATGCAAAAAGTTAAAATCACTAAAAAAAATGAAAATAAAAAGATAATAGAATGCGTATCAGAGATTTTCATAAAGTACTTTAAGAGGATAATAAAACCATTTTCTGCTGATGTTCAAACGGAAGAAATTAGAATATCAGATGTCAATAAAATTATTGGCAATTATTTTATTGCGGCTCAAAGAAACGTTGAAGATGGAAGTTCTCAAACAAGCTCAAAGCTTGCCCCCGTTTTTCAACGAGAATATAAAAATTGCGAGCAGAAGAAAAATATCGATGGTTTTGCAGATGTGGAATTCGCAAATCTTAATAATGAGATGGATAAGGCAAATAGTAATATTGACAAGAAATTGACAGACTTTTTTAAGAGTTTTACTAATTCTTTTGCTACATTTGGCTATCCAAATGTAGAAGGTGCAGATATCGTTTTAAAATCTAATGTTACGGCTACAAATCTATTTAGTGGAATACGTCTGTTTTATAAAGACAAGGAACATTTATTGCCGGAAAAATATAATGGCTTGGGGTACAGTAACTTAATATATATTATCTCGGAAATTTTATGCTTTAAGTCAATATTAGAGGAAAATCCCACAGATCTTAATTTAATTTTTATTGAAGAGCCAGAAGCTCATATGCATCCACAGTTACAAAATACATTTATTTTAAAACTTAATCAGTTTTTAAAGGAAAATAATTTAAATGCACAAATTATTATATCAACACATTCCCCGCACATTGTTTCAAATGCTGATTTTGAGAGTATAAGATATTTCAGTAGAAATAATGGGAATGTAACTATAAAGGACTTATTAGAATTCAAAACAAATATAGAAACAAAAATTAAAGATGATGAATCAGATGATGATGAATTTGATATTGATACGATTCAATTTTTAAAACAATATATTACTTTAGTAAAATGTGATATGTTTTTTGCGGATAAAATAATTCTTATAGAAGGATTATGCGAGAGACTGTTAATGCCATTATTTGTAAAGAAAACAGATAAAGAAATTTTTAGGTTACCTAAATTTAAAAATTTGAGAGCTCTTTCAGAGCAATACATATCCGTTATTGAAATCGGTGGCGCATATATGCATAAATTTAAAGAATTTTTGGAGTTTCTAGAAATAAAAACTTTAATAATTACGGATATTGATTGCTGCTATACAGAAGAAAAGCTCAAAGAAGATGGAACAATCGACTATAAAGAAGACGGTTGTACCCCTAAGATGACATCGCCTCAAAAACATGAAATATTGCTTGCCGATTTAGAGAAACTTGTTTCTACTAATCAAACCTTGGTACAATGGGTACCCCAAAAAAAGAAAATAAAAGATCTTGCCTTCGTGAAATTTGATTTTAATAATGCATCTACTATAGCTGTAGCTTATCAGACCAATCGGTTAAACAGCCGAACTAAAATTAAATGTGGACGAACTTTTGAAGAAGCTTTCATTATTGATAATAATAAGTACATTCTTCAACATAAGAAAAAGCTGAGCAGCATTAAGAATAACATAAAGGATTATGCAAATGATGATGAGATATTAAATAAATCATACAGCATTTATTCATATATTGATGCTAATGACAAAAAAACCGACTTTGCGTTTGATTTAATGTATGTTCATCCCGATAAATGGGACACCCCACGATACATTAAGGAGGGATTGTTTTGGCTGGCAAAGTAG
- a CDS encoding UvrD-helicase domain-containing protein translates to MAGKVESNVFKCIDNKRSFIIEAGAGSGKTWTLVQSLFYIIENQGNYLRKMHKRIACITYTNVAKEEIIERIKADDLVDARTIHDFLWDIIKPFQKELKAELVNLIKEKTLKKAEIVSSSNPTTKKYKEAAEALAKYNDTLDELEKFKGEIQYREFYNRKNGIVSHNDILWLANVIIRNYPIIHKIIGDTYPIIFIDEYQDTDKNIAQTILETLKQNSTIVFGFFGDYNQQIYGGSIGKIDSVKYNLEVIPKKENYRCSIEVINLLNKLRNDITQRQTGDPKNGKCICYYVNDNEADTENIIKKHINKDFGLASESELKKLYLVTKTIAKKNGYFELHDLYDEENINIEHRRPKRKDQLLKNKDNRDCPFANFLYTIEEIVELFNENKIQALLKKTTYEISCLNDKVQLDKNIIELRELTGSETIKGIFEFVWNRNLLPVPEKLKVYFQDKELQDDFFNALMCLPYVQFRNLYYTVKKTSPFSTDHGTKGAEYDSVVCFIDDNDWNTSYNFNNYFNKTDEGKARFDKTKNLFYVICSRAKYNLAIVILSKLSDESINKLKLWFGEENFISI, encoded by the coding sequence TTGGCTGGCAAAGTAGAAAGCAATGTCTTTAAATGTATAGATAATAAAAGAAGCTTTATCATAGAGGCTGGTGCGGGAAGCGGTAAAACTTGGACGCTGGTTCAATCGCTGTTTTACATAATAGAAAATCAAGGTAACTATTTGAGAAAAATGCATAAACGAATTGCTTGTATAACATATACCAATGTTGCTAAAGAAGAAATCATTGAGAGAATAAAAGCTGATGACTTAGTGGATGCCAGAACAATCCATGACTTTTTATGGGATATTATCAAACCTTTCCAAAAGGAATTAAAAGCAGAGCTGGTCAATTTAATTAAGGAAAAAACCTTGAAAAAAGCAGAAATAGTAAGCAGCTCCAACCCCACAACCAAAAAATATAAAGAAGCGGCAGAGGCGCTTGCTAAGTATAATGATACTTTAGATGAACTTGAAAAATTCAAGGGAGAGATACAATACAGGGAATTCTACAATCGAAAAAATGGTATAGTGTCACATAATGATATCTTATGGCTTGCCAATGTCATTATAAGAAATTATCCAATTATCCATAAAATAATTGGAGATACATATCCAATTATTTTTATAGATGAATATCAAGATACCGATAAAAACATCGCACAAACAATATTGGAGACTTTAAAACAAAATTCAACTATAGTTTTTGGTTTTTTTGGCGATTATAATCAACAAATATATGGAGGAAGTATCGGAAAGATTGATTCCGTAAAATACAACTTAGAAGTCATCCCTAAAAAGGAAAATTATAGATGTTCAATTGAAGTAATTAATCTTTTGAATAAATTGAGAAATGACATAACACAACGGCAAACAGGAGATCCCAAAAATGGAAAATGTATTTGTTATTATGTGAATGATAATGAAGCAGATACAGAGAACATCATTAAAAAGCACATAAATAAAGATTTTGGTTTAGCATCGGAAAGTGAGTTGAAAAAACTATATTTGGTTACTAAGACCATTGCAAAGAAGAATGGTTATTTTGAATTACACGATCTGTATGATGAAGAAAACATAAATATAGAACATAGGCGGCCCAAGAGAAAGGATCAACTTCTTAAAAATAAAGATAATAGAGATTGCCCTTTTGCAAATTTCTTATATACCATAGAAGAAATAGTCGAGTTGTTCAACGAAAACAAAATCCAGGCATTATTGAAAAAGACAACATATGAAATTTCGTGTTTAAACGATAAGGTCCAATTAGATAAAAATATTATAGAACTTAGAGAGCTAACAGGAAGCGAAACGATAAAAGGAATTTTTGAATTTGTTTGGAATCGGAATCTTTTACCTGTCCCTGAAAAGCTAAAAGTTTACTTCCAAGATAAAGAACTACAAGATGATTTTTTTAATGCACTGATGTGCTTGCCTTATGTACAATTCCGTAATTTATATTATACGGTAAAAAAGACCTCGCCTTTTTCCACAGACCATGGTACGAAAGGTGCGGAATATGACAGTGTAGTATGCTTTATCGATGATAATGATTGGAATACTAGCTATAATTTCAACAATTATTTCAATAAAACAGATGAAGGAAAAGCAAGATTTGATAAAACA
- a CDS encoding type ISP restriction/modification enzyme — MDPCCGTGSFLEQIVMHDTRDKKYNLCGFEILPAPYMLANYRMAILRNKYGVKKHKTNIVLANTLSNYTFGETVDTSTIQGEELQKAQTLSSLPLKLIIGNPPSSDSSKTNEGPEFSIISDLMTDFRPPEETRHARQNIQKQINNPHMQFLRWACEKLLKSTQHSVLSFIVPSSFLEAESYRYARKYLCDNFSAIWIVAVDADARTGIRSDSLFNTLQGRAVIIAVRRHNEIKTTDKYMYLECSSLGKSEKLDFLQQPIDNIMPLFAEQAINCETFSFCPSKPFDEEFYDLFWPVSGEINQKAIFINHCSGIKLAPTTLFTHVKVPFLKRRTRDIAQNGVQSANEWFAGQQKMPTEDKIKHFQHALNEVGDVSRLETLMSEKIRKYSFRPFLTSNVILWEDVLRKYAKVGGGGTRLRPEIIQAYNNENTVGFAMAHAPKDLDSSLKQFVSFCWNHPDNDMCTRGNSHIYLNQYSEKTAEGIVMQNNIDANLRQHISTMLGISELDVANKIVFYTYAILCSQKYLDAFEGALFTVHRSDKRARVPIVDNAETFNLLSEIGHSVACLEQHDYIPENVLGLNADSLWSTVSSTSFRLRSYELNEETEQIVLTDGSVTLKIHCPVDIQRLKISGYNVIKNVWLKFNSYAYTHCEFHKDDLSGLLNLMNKLMMHISFVGQIDEIVQDILDKKIKLFN, encoded by the coding sequence ATAGACCCATGTTGCGGAACCGGGTCATTTTTAGAGCAGATTGTGATGCACGATACAAGAGATAAGAAATATAATTTATGCGGTTTTGAGATCTTGCCCGCTCCATATATGTTGGCAAATTACCGAATGGCAATCTTGCGCAATAAGTATGGAGTAAAAAAACATAAAACAAATATTGTTTTGGCAAACACACTCAGCAACTATACCTTTGGAGAAACCGTGGATACATCTACAATTCAAGGCGAAGAATTACAAAAAGCACAAACGCTGTCTTCGTTGCCGTTGAAGTTGATAATTGGGAATCCTCCTTCATCTGATTCTTCAAAAACAAATGAAGGGCCGGAATTCTCAATAATAAGCGATCTGATGACTGATTTCCGTCCGCCGGAAGAAACCAGGCATGCTCGACAAAACATACAAAAGCAGATTAACAATCCCCATATGCAATTTTTAAGATGGGCATGTGAAAAGTTGTTAAAATCCACACAGCACTCGGTGTTATCTTTTATAGTCCCCTCTTCATTTTTAGAGGCTGAATCTTATCGTTATGCCCGAAAATATTTGTGCGATAATTTTTCGGCGATCTGGATAGTTGCTGTGGATGCCGATGCAAGGACGGGTATCAGAAGTGACAGTTTATTTAACACTCTGCAAGGCCGCGCGGTTATTATTGCTGTCAGACGTCATAACGAGATCAAGACAACAGATAAGTATATGTATTTGGAGTGTTCTTCATTGGGCAAATCTGAGAAATTGGATTTTTTACAGCAACCAATCGATAACATCATGCCTCTCTTTGCCGAGCAAGCAATTAATTGCGAAACTTTTTCTTTCTGTCCGTCTAAGCCTTTTGATGAGGAGTTCTATGATTTGTTTTGGCCGGTAAGCGGAGAGATAAATCAAAAAGCAATTTTTATTAATCATTGTTCGGGAATAAAATTAGCTCCCACAACGTTGTTTACTCATGTAAAGGTACCATTTTTGAAGCGAAGGACACGAGATATCGCACAAAACGGAGTCCAAAGTGCAAACGAATGGTTTGCGGGGCAACAAAAGATGCCGACGGAAGATAAGATTAAACACTTTCAGCACGCACTGAATGAAGTTGGAGATGTTTCCAGGTTGGAAACACTAATGAGTGAGAAAATACGTAAATATTCCTTTAGGCCGTTTTTGACGTCAAATGTAATTCTTTGGGAAGATGTATTAAGAAAATATGCGAAAGTCGGTGGAGGAGGAACACGGCTCAGACCGGAAATCATACAGGCATACAACAATGAAAATACGGTAGGATTTGCAATGGCTCATGCACCTAAGGATTTAGATTCTTCGCTCAAACAATTTGTATCGTTCTGCTGGAATCATCCGGACAACGATATGTGTACCAGAGGAAATTCGCATATATATCTTAATCAGTATTCAGAGAAAACTGCCGAAGGCATCGTGATGCAAAACAACATCGATGCGAATTTGCGGCAGCATATATCAACTATGTTAGGTATTTCCGAATTGGATGTAGCCAATAAAATTGTTTTCTACACCTACGCAATACTTTGTTCTCAAAAGTATTTAGATGCGTTTGAAGGGGCATTATTCACTGTTCATCGTTCAGATAAACGAGCAAGAGTACCTATTGTTGACAATGCAGAAACGTTTAATCTTTTAAGTGAAATAGGCCATAGCGTTGCCTGTCTGGAGCAACATGATTATATTCCTGAGAATGTATTGGGACTTAATGCAGATAGTCTCTGGAGTACAGTGTCAAGTACTTCATTCAGGCTTCGTTCCTATGAGTTAAATGAAGAGACTGAACAAATAGTTTTAACTGATGGATCGGTAACTTTAAAGATCCATTGTCCGGTAGACATACAGCGATTAAAGATATCGGGATATAATGTCATAAAAAATGTTTGGCTGAAGTTTAATTCATATGCATACACGCATTGTGAATTTCATAAGGATGACCTTTCGGGGCTGCTGAATCTTATGAACAAACTGATGATGCATATTTCGTTTGTGGGGCAGATAGACGAGATAGTTCAAGATATATTGGACAAAAAGATAAAATTGTTTAATTGA
- a CDS encoding DEAD/DEAH box helicase family protein yields MFLFQQIDSIRDYSPISYKQMPEYIAENLNQTFELRPYQIEAFRHFITFYESEKCPHPTQSLFHMATGSGKTLIMAGLILYLYERGYRNFLFFVNLDNIVQKTKDNFLNVASAKYLFAEEITIGGETVKINEVTNFQGVNPDSINICFTTTQGLHSDMWFAKENAPSFDDFAEQKTVLIADEAHHLNVDTRKGKVDKSEEDLRVSWETTVNRIFNANRNNILLEFTATCDLQNPFILSEYENKIIFDYPLRKFREEKYSKQVRAIRADITYADRALQALMFSQYRLKVFQDHRMYIKPVILFKAKTIAESKDFERYFHEMVRTLSGSTLESIVLNSPLAEVKRMADYFASKNIDFDELAQELREEFKADHCISVNDDKEANERQIILNSLESRDNPYRAIFEVKKLDEGWDVLNLFDIVRLYETRDASKGKPGAGTIAEAQLIGRGARYCPFAIDDDDEKYKRKYDGDVENPLRVCEELYYHCQYDSRYIDELNKALIATGIMPESQTEVRYILKDDFKADEIYKTGIVFLNKREVKSRKAIVELLPSVRDKEYYVTINTGKTAMDTMMMNAHTNTTVKTYQYRTTIGKVAEYNYSLVHSALRRIDVFKFSILRGYFPNLKSLREFITDTAYLGGIKMLIENRDEIPSANTYFLACLKVLTKIGAEISTIKETYEGTTDFTDRKFSEVFRSKTLHITDPHGEGEGVSQNAATIRPEWKIDLSTADWFVFNDNFGTTEEKSFVAHFASYVAQLKLEYDKVYLVRNERQLVLYSFDGGERFEPDYLMFLRKKKTTGYEQYQIFVEPKGNHLIAQDKWKEDFLLQIETRGIPKKTFVDDTVYHVWGFPFYNQQNKMAEFASAFERVLP; encoded by the coding sequence ATGTTCCTTTTTCAGCAAATAGACTCAATTCGAGATTATTCACCGATTTCATATAAGCAAATGCCCGAGTATATTGCTGAGAACCTCAATCAAACATTCGAATTGCGCCCTTACCAGATAGAGGCTTTTCGGCACTTTATTACTTTTTACGAAAGCGAAAAATGTCCACACCCAACACAATCGCTTTTTCACATGGCAACTGGAAGTGGTAAGACGCTCATTATGGCAGGGCTTATTTTATATCTCTATGAGCGTGGATATCGGAATTTCTTATTTTTCGTAAATCTTGATAACATTGTACAAAAGACTAAGGACAATTTCCTTAATGTCGCTTCAGCAAAATATTTATTTGCAGAAGAAATAACCATCGGTGGAGAAACAGTCAAAATAAACGAGGTGACAAATTTTCAAGGTGTGAATCCTGATTCAATAAATATCTGTTTCACTACAACTCAGGGACTACACTCAGATATGTGGTTCGCAAAGGAAAATGCCCCATCGTTCGATGACTTTGCAGAACAAAAGACAGTTTTAATTGCGGATGAAGCACATCATCTCAATGTGGACACGCGAAAGGGTAAAGTCGACAAATCTGAGGAAGATTTGCGAGTCAGCTGGGAAACGACTGTAAACCGCATCTTCAATGCTAATCGCAATAATATACTTTTAGAATTCACAGCGACCTGCGATTTGCAGAATCCGTTCATTCTAAGCGAATACGAGAATAAAATTATATTCGACTACCCTCTTCGCAAATTTCGCGAAGAAAAGTATTCGAAGCAAGTACGGGCTATAAGAGCCGATATCACATATGCCGATCGTGCACTGCAGGCTCTCATGTTCAGTCAATACCGCTTGAAAGTTTTTCAAGATCACAGGATGTACATTAAGCCAGTTATCTTATTCAAAGCAAAAACCATAGCCGAAAGCAAGGACTTTGAAAGGTATTTTCATGAGATGGTTCGGACGCTCTCGGGTAGTACATTGGAGAGTATTGTATTAAACTCACCTCTTGCTGAAGTGAAACGTATGGCGGATTACTTTGCTTCCAAAAACATTGACTTTGATGAATTGGCGCAGGAGTTACGTGAGGAATTTAAAGCTGACCATTGTATCTCGGTCAACGACGATAAGGAAGCAAATGAACGTCAGATAATACTCAATTCTCTCGAAAGTAGAGATAACCCATATCGAGCTATTTTCGAAGTTAAGAAACTAGATGAGGGATGGGACGTTCTAAACCTATTTGATATTGTACGCCTTTATGAAACTCGTGATGCTTCTAAAGGAAAACCAGGAGCGGGGACTATTGCAGAAGCCCAACTAATTGGACGTGGTGCAAGGTACTGCCCGTTTGCCATTGATGATGACGATGAGAAGTACAAACGAAAATATGACGGTGACGTGGAAAATCCACTCCGTGTATGCGAAGAGTTGTATTATCATTGCCAATATGACAGTCGCTATATCGATGAGCTGAATAAAGCATTGATTGCTACGGGTATAATGCCAGAGAGCCAGACCGAAGTGCGCTATATACTCAAGGATGATTTCAAAGCTGATGAAATATACAAGACAGGCATAGTGTTTTTGAATAAGCGTGAGGTGAAGAGTCGTAAAGCTATTGTAGAGTTGTTGCCTTCCGTTCGCGACAAAGAATATTATGTAACAATAAATACAGGAAAAACAGCAATGGACACTATGATGATGAACGCACATACCAACACAACTGTAAAGACATACCAATACAGAACGACAATTGGGAAAGTTGCTGAATACAATTATTCACTTGTCCATAGCGCCTTACGTAGAATTGATGTCTTTAAATTTAGTATACTTCGAGGATACTTCCCAAATCTGAAATCATTAAGGGAATTTATAACGGACACCGCATATCTAGGTGGCATAAAAATGCTTATCGAGAACCGGGACGAGATACCATCGGCAAATACTTACTTTTTAGCGTGTTTGAAAGTACTGACAAAAATAGGAGCAGAGATATCGACTATCAAAGAAACCTACGAAGGTACGACCGACTTTACGGATAGGAAATTCAGCGAGGTATTCCGCAGCAAGACACTCCATATCACTGATCCACATGGAGAAGGCGAAGGTGTTTCTCAGAATGCTGCAACAATTCGTCCAGAATGGAAAATAGACCTTAGTACTGCAGATTGGTTTGTATTCAATGATAACTTCGGTACGACTGAAGAAAAATCGTTTGTTGCTCACTTTGCCTCATATGTTGCGCAACTTAAACTTGAATATGATAAGGTCTATCTGGTGCGAAACGAACGGCAGCTTGTCCTCTACTCCTTCGATGGTGGTGAACGATTCGAGCCGGATTATTTAATGTTTTTGCGTAAAAAGAAGACAACTGGTTATGAGCAATATCAGATTTTCGTCGAGCCGAAAGGCAATCATCTTATTGCGCAGGACAAATGGAAAGAAGATTTTTTATTGCAAATTGAGACACGTGGTATTCCTAAGAAAACCTTTGTGGATGACACTGTTTATCATGTCTGGGGATTTCCATTCTACAACCAACAGAACAAAATGGCAGAATTTGCATCTGCTTTTGAGCGTGTACTGCCTTAG